GACCCCAGCCCCGCAGCCGGTCGCCAAACCTGAACCAGCCCCAGCACCGCTAGTTGTACCGCCACCACCAAAGCCAAAAGCCGTTGAAGTTGCCCCATCGACTGCCCTTTACTTTGACTTTAACTCCTCTGAAGTTACTGGCGCTGAACTGAATAAGCTGACCGATATCGCTCGGTACATGGAAGCCAACCCTAAAGTACGCGCTGAGTTAATTGGCCATACCGACAAAATGGGCGATCCAGACTATAACCGCGCTTTAGGCATGCGTCGTGCCCAAGCGGTTCAACAGCAGCTATTGCAGCTTGTTGATATCAGCGCTGACCGCGTTGTAGTGCAATCGAAAGGCGAGAGCACTGCTAGCGCACAAGAGAGCCGCAGCGAGCGCAAAGTTACAGTTAACCTTTTTGGTATGTAAATAAACCAACCCTACCCGCTAGATTTGGTTAACAGCTTAAGCCAGTTCCCCAATGGGTAACTGGCTTTTTTGGGATGTGTACCAATTAAGTGTTGTTGTTGCCAATGCTGTTAAAGCACCGGCTAGGCGAGTGTTGATACAAGGGTAAAGCGCTGCCGTCGTTGATCTTCTGCCGCATTGGAGCAGTTCAGCGAAGCGTTTTGGACGGCGACCTAAGGCAAGGAGGGGATTCCAAAGGGGGCGAAGCTCCCCCCTAATGCATACAAGTATGTGCCGTCGCCACCGCGACATAGCCTCCTAAAAGCACCGAAATCGGTAAAGCCGAAGGCTTAAGATAAACTTCAACAGCGAACTACGACACAGCAACAAAAAAGGCGCCCAATGGGCGCCTTTTTTCCGTTCGGTTCTGCAGCCAATTACTTGGACTTCAGAGCACCAAAACGGTTCTTGAACTTTTCTACGCGACCGCCAGTGTCAGCAACTTTCTGCTTACCGGTGTAGAAAGGGTGACACTCAGAACATACGTCCAAGTGTAGGTCCTTACCTACGGTTGAGCGGGTTTTGATCACGTTACCGCAAGAGCAGTTAGCAGTGATTTCAGCGTAATTTGGGTGGATACCGTCTTTCATGGGAAAAACCTCAATTAAGGCCGTGTCGCTATCCGATTCTAAGCCGGACACCACACGTAGTTTACAGATAGGTTCAGGGCGCGAGAGTTTATAGTAAAGCCCCCATAAGGGCAATGATCATTGCGCATTTTCTGCACCAAGTGCCGAAAATGCCTGGCTAAGCCGTTAGCTATCACTAAGTTAACTCGGTATTACCACTGTGGAATTGGCTCTGCTTTGATAGGGTATAGCGTAGATCCCTAAGTTGTGAGCGCCAGTGTTTATTCAAGTTGCCCTTCCCGTGCCGTTACCGCGGTTGTTTAGCTACCTTCCTATTGAAAATGCGCCGCTGCCGCCGATTGGCGCGCGGGTGCTGGTGCCGTTTGGCCAAGGAAAGCAAGTTGGCGTAGTGGTTAAGCTAAGCGAAGAGTGCGATGTACCAGCAAACAAGCTAAAGCCACTTATCAGCGTACTTGATGAGCAATCGCTGTTAAGCAAACCGCTTTGGAAGCTGGCCAATACGGCTGCCCGTTACTACTTCACCCCACTCGGAATGGTATTGCCGCAACTGCTGCCGGTAAAGCTACGCAAAGGCGAGTCAGCCGCACCGACACCACAGAAGTATTGGCAACTGACTGACCAAGGCAAACAAACCGACCCCAACAGCTTGAAAAGGGCCGCCCAGCAAGCCCGGGTGGTCGCCCAATTGCAGCGGACACCGCTGCTGGCTGACAGCGACGTCAATCTGTTGGAGCTAAGCCGGCCAGCACTCAAAGCATTAACCGAAAAGGAGCTTATCAGCGCCATCGATAAGCAACCTCAGCTTGGAACCGACTGGCCAACCCAATGGCAAAGTGACGATCACATCCCTACTCTCAATAAAGAGCAAGCGGTGGCGGTCAGTGCCATCAACAACAGCGAAGGCTTCAACTGCTTCTTGCTTGATGGAGTAACCGGTTCAGGTAAAACCGAGGTCTATCTGACCATTATGGATAAGCTGCTGCGCCAAGGACAAAGCATCTTAGTGCTGGTGCCAGAGATTGGCCTAACCCCGCAAACCATTAGCCGCTTCCGTCAACGCTTCCCGTTACCGATGGAAGTGCTCCACAGCGGCGTCAACGACAATCAACGCCTCGCCAGCTGGCAGCACGCCCGCGCCGGTGGTGCCGCCATTGTGCTGGGCACCCGCTCGGCGCTGTTTACCGATATGCCGAAACTGGGCATGATCATCATCGATGAGGAGCACGACTCCAGCTTTAAGCAACAAGAGGGCTTTCGCTACCATGGCCGTGACTTAGCGGTAATGCGTGCCCAACTGCAATCGATCCCGATCATCCTTGGCAGTGCCACCCCAGCGCTGGAGACCCTCGCTAACGTTAAGCGGGGGCGCTATCGCCACCTGAAACTCAATAAACGTGCCGGTGCCGGCCGACCA
The genomic region above belongs to Ferrimonas lipolytica and contains:
- the rpmE gene encoding 50S ribosomal protein L31 produces the protein MKDGIHPNYAEITANCSCGNVIKTRSTVGKDLHLDVCSECHPFYTGKQKVADTGGRVEKFKNRFGALKSK
- the priA gene encoding primosomal protein N' → MFIQVALPVPLPRLFSYLPIENAPLPPIGARVLVPFGQGKQVGVVVKLSEECDVPANKLKPLISVLDEQSLLSKPLWKLANTAARYYFTPLGMVLPQLLPVKLRKGESAAPTPQKYWQLTDQGKQTDPNSLKRAAQQARVVAQLQRTPLLADSDVNLLELSRPALKALTEKELISAIDKQPQLGTDWPTQWQSDDHIPTLNKEQAVAVSAINNSEGFNCFLLDGVTGSGKTEVYLTIMDKLLRQGQSILVLVPEIGLTPQTISRFRQRFPLPMEVLHSGVNDNQRLASWQHARAGGAAIVLGTRSALFTDMPKLGMIIIDEEHDSSFKQQEGFRYHGRDLAVMRAQLQSIPIILGSATPALETLANVKRGRYRHLKLNKRAGAGRPVKQLLQDIRTCYLDAGMSPAMIERMKTHLKAGNQVMLFLNRRGFAPALLCHECGHLHECNNCDAFYTVHQGANMVQCHHCGSMRGIPRQCPDCGSTQLFTRGVGTEQLEQALTRLFPDYPAVRIDRDSTSRKGSLDAKLEQIRKGEVKILVGTQMLAKGHHFPDVTFVGLLDVDSALFSADFRAAERLAQLYVQVSGRAGRASKPGEVMLQTHQPEHPLLHQLMASGYAGFADDALTERSQAQLPPFWQLALLRAESTYAEQAKGFILQAKSLLPDNEVQMIGPMPSPLERKAGKYRFQALILAPTRPILQTTLEPWLQQLQQLESGRKCRWNLERDPQDLL